A window of Prevotella fusca JCM 17724 genomic DNA:
TTTCAATTCCATAGGAGTCGTTTGAAGGGTGATATATTTCTTCTGCGATAAATCATAATAGCAGAACTTTACAGGAGGAATGGAAACAAGTCCCTCTTGATGAGGTACTACAACCTGATCAAAAATCATGTTACCCTCTGCGCCCTTCGTCGTTAGCTGAGTCTTGTCAGTTGCCTTGACATCATGCGCTTCAAAACCCTTAGGAAGCTGAATGACAGGCTGCTTAATCAACTTCAGGTTACCAGCTCCGCTGACAACAACACGGATTTTAATAGGGTCACCAGCCTTCACCTCTTTCTTATTTAACTGGGCTGAGAGATTAAAATGCCCTACACCACCAGAGAAGTCTGCCGGTCGTTTAGGCAATGGCAGCACCTTGACTGATAAGCCTGGCGCTACAATATCTTTCTTGAGATTTGTGCTTCCCCCATCAATACCAAAGGCTTCAAACGGATTGAAACTGTTTGATACTTGTACAATGCCGTGGAATGTCAATGGCGGGACTTTCAGGGTTCCCGTCATCTGTGGATACATTACATACTCGCTCCAGGTCACACAATTATATATGCGCTTGCCAATACGCTCTTTGTGGAAAGTCTTTTGTTGTGGCAAGTCAATTTCCTGTACATGAAAACCAGCCAGATCAGGCATCTTACCCATCAGCTGACGCAGATTCTTTGTCGTATAGACTTTATAGGTTAGCAATACCGGTTCTTGTTCATAGACGGTTGTCTTATTGGCAATGACCTTGATAAAAAGGTCCTTAGATGATATTGTTGTAGATGACGCACGAGGATCACCTTGCGAGCCATAACGACCACCATTTGATGAAGTACGAGAATTGTTCGTATTACCAGAAACCATAATCCTGACAGGTGTCGAAGCAAGTTCCTGATCATTTACAATTATATGTGCAGGCCCAATACTTATATTTCCTTTCTTTGTTGCTAAAAAGACATAGGTAAAAGATACAGAAGAAGAGCTGCTCGCATGACCATCAATAAATTGATAATTAGATTGTGAAGAAGTCGCAGGACCAAACACTTTCTCAAGACCACTTGACAATCTACCCAACTGAAATCTACGTACATCCTGTGTATATACAGTGTACTCAACTTGAAACTCCTCACCTACAGTCACATGCTTCGGAGCAGCCACCCGAACACGCTGTGCCTGCAAGACACAAACACTCAACAGCGAAAGTAACAAAATTATATATCGTTTCATATCTTCAATATTACCAGTTTTTATCAAGTTTTCTATCAGAAGGCTGGCGCATCGCCTTGGACAAACGTTCTTGCGTTTCCTTCTCCTGTTGCTTGACGGCATTGAGAAGCTGTTCTGCATTATCTTTGCTCATCCCCTGATTATCTTTCTGCTGATTATTCTTCTGATTATTATCTTTATTCTTATTCTGAGGCTGATTCTTTTTCTTGTCTTTGTCTTTGTCAGGTTTATTCTTACCACCAGACGATTGATTCTGTTGCTGTTTCTTCTGCTGGCGTTTGCACAATTCAAGATTGTATCTTGCATTCCTGTGGTCAGAATTACGACGCAAAGCATTCTTATAGGCTTCTATTGCTTTAGCATAATCTTTTTCATCTTGAAGAATAGTCCCCAGATTGCTATAGCTGCTTGACTTACGGACAGGATTTTTCTCTAACTCTGCAGCTTTCTCATAGAACTTTTTCGCTTCATCATTCTTCTTCTGGGTCTGCAGGCTTCTTCCCAGGTTATAATTGGCTATCGCATTGTTGGCTTCTTTGTCAACAGCCTTGCGATAAAGCACCTCTGCCTGCGCATAGTTCTTTGAGGAGAAAAGTTTATTACCTTCTCTTATAAGCTGGTTAGCTGTCTGTCCTTTGGCAGAAACAAACAGAAGTATCAGGCACATAATGAAATAAAGTCGTTTTACCATATTCTTACCAACGTTTCTTTCTTTCAAGTACCAAGACATCCACAATGAGTAGAATGGCTACAAGTAGAGCCAATGCCTGGAACTGTTCGTCAAAGTCACTGTAAATAACATTATTGATTTTACCTTTCTGTAGTTTACCAAGTTCTCTGCCGAGGACAGCATCTGCAACATTACTGTTACTTACATGAACATATACACCATGTCCGGCTGCAGCAATTTGTTTACACATATCCTCATTAAGACGTGTCTTCACAATTTCACCACTTGATTTCTTCAATTCTTCTCCGTCAGACATAGGAATAGTAGCTCCCTCTTTAGAGCCGACACCAAGGACAAACACCTTGATACCTTTACTTTGCGCCTGCCTTGCCATTTCCTCAGCACCTCCTTCATTGTCTTCGCCATCCGTTATCAAGATGATAGCCTTACCCACCTTTGATTTAGGTGTAAAGCTGTTAATGGAAAGTTGAAGAGCCTTACCAATATCAGTTCCCTGTGTGCCGATTAATGAGGGGTTAATATTATCCAGAAACATCTTGGCTGACACATAATCACTTGTAATCGGGAGCTGTACAAAAGCATCGCCGGCAAAGACAATCAGTCCAATTTTGTCCTCACTGAACTTGTCCATCAGATTCTCGACCAACAGCTTGCTCTTCTCCAGACGCGAAGGTACTACATCTTCTGCAAGCATTGAATTGCTTATATCAAGTGCTATAATTGTTTCAATACCTTCTCGCTGCCTATTAGTAGCAAGTTTACTACCCACCTGTGGACGTGCTATAATAAGCACAAGCAAGAACAACACCAGTTCTGCCAATGCAAATTTAACCCAGCCTCTCCTCTGACTTATCATCGGAGAAAGCTGACGCATAAGTTCAGTATTCCCAAACTTCTTCATCCGTTGCTTACACTTGCGGACTGAATATGAGTAGATTATTGCTGATAATGGGATCAGCAATAACAGCCACAAATATATGGGATTATCAAATCTAAACATTCTTCAATCAATCTTGTTAAACAAGCCTGTGACTTCTGTTTGAACGATTATCAGAAAGCCTTACGGCAAGCGTTTGAAAACTGTCCAACGAAGCAACAACTCAAAACAGAAGACTATCAATGCCAACCAGGCAAAAGGCATGTAAGCCTCATACAGATGGTCGTATGACTTAATGTTCATTTTCGTCTTCTCAAGTTTGTCTATATCCTGATAGATTCTCGACAACTCCGCCTGACTTTGCGCCCTATAGAATTCACCATCTGTTGACACCGCAATATCCTGCAATGTATTATAATCTATGGCTCCAATATCCTCTCCCGTCTCTCTGCCAAAGCCTATCGTATAAACTCTGATACCGAACTTCTTTGCAATCGTAGCAGCTGTCATTGGTGATATGGAACCAACATTATTGCTGCCATCAGTCAACAGGATGATGATCTTACTTTTTGCCTTTGAATCTTTCAACCGGCTAACGGCATTTGCCAAACCCATGCCAATAGCTGTTCCATCCTGCATCAAACCACTCGTAACCAAATCTGTACGAATGTGATGAAGAAGATTCAAGAGTGCAGCATGGTCAAGAGTCATGGGACATTGTGTAAAAGCTTCACCTGCAAAAATAGTAAGCCCGATATTATCACTGGGACGACTGCTGATAAATTCCGAGGCAACCTCCTTCGCCACCTCCATACGGTTAGGAAAAATATCATCTGTCAACATACTTGCCGAAACATCCATCGTCAGCATAATGTCAATTCCTTCCGTATCTTTATTATCCCAGGCATTATAAGTCTGAGGACGTGCCAATACAATGACTACCAAAACATAGACAATGCAACGCAAAGCCATAGGAAGATGAATCATCTTCACCTTCCAGTTTCTGGGAGCATGCTGATAAGCGAATGTATCGCTCATCCTCATTGTTGGTTCTTTTCCTTTACCGCGAAAGAAATACCATAATAAATAAGGTATCAGCAAAAGAAGCAAAAGAAGATATCCACTATTGGCAAATTCCATTTCTACATTCTATATATATCACATCAAAAGTGCATAAACTTCAGACGCAACGTAAACTAACAATGTTACAGAGACCACAACAAGCAAGCCCATCACCAGTTTGAGTATCTTGCGCAAACGAGTTTCTTTTACATCTTCCAGTGGTTCTACAACTACTTCTACAGGATTGTCAACCTTTGTACTATCAACAAAGTGCGTTATACTATCAAGGTAGAAATCCATATCGTTCACACTCGTTGAATACTTGGCAAACTTCACAAGATCAGCTGTATTGAAGACTTCCTGCAACTCTGCAACATCAGTCTCTTCACATAATCCAGACATACTTCCCAAAATCTCATGGGTAGTCATTTCCAACGCATTGAGTTTAAAACGTTGAGAGATATACGTCCTTAGAACATTGGTAACATCCGTATAGTATGTCTTCTGTTCACTATACGAATTCTTATTTGCAGCTATTTCTGCAAGGTCTGCTTTAGCTTGCTCATAAAACGACAACACACGTGCCTTCTTAGGAGTCCACCCACTCTTCTTATTACGAAGAACCATATAAAGATAGAAAGCAATACCAAGGAGCAGAAGTACAAGAACAGCTAACAATATCACTGGCAACCATTCACTCCAAGAGAAGGGTACCTTCTGCACATCATCAGGCGGCATTGGCATATTCTTCACTGTATCAACAGCTACTGATTGAATCTCTAAAGCAACTGTACCTGTCATCTTTGTCGTTCCACCAACAACCACCTTCTGTGCAGGAATCGTACAGCGTTTAGCATCCCATGCCGTCAATGTATATATTCGCCGGATTTTCAATCCATTATTTACTTCTGCCGTATCAGATTCTTCACTGAGTACTTCAACATTTGGAAATATCTCTTTCTTGCGAGCATATTCTGGAAAAGAAATCCTTGTCCCTTTAGGCGCACATACGGTAATACTATAGTGTGAGCGTCCACCGATTAATATCCGGGAGGAATCCACACTTGCCGTCACCTGTACCTGTGCATGACTAACAACCGCCAGAACAAGTAATGTTATTATGACTATATATTTTCTCATCGGCTTCTCTTTGAAAACAATGTCATCAACATCTTCACATAATCATCATCCGTTGCCACATCTATACTGTCCACATGGCTTTGATTCAACATTTCATGCAGACGCTGTTCACGCTCTTCCCAATACACATTATGTACCTTCCGCAAGCGGGCATCATGCGTATCAATATACATCTCGTGTCCGGTCTCAGCATCCACGACTTTCATCAAACCGACATCCGGCATTTCCTTCGCACGACGGTCATATACCTGAATCGCCACAACATCGTGTTTCTTATTGGCTATACGAAGTTCCTGACTGAAATCCTTTCTAGTATAGAAATCACTGATTAAAAAGGCTGTACAACGCCGTTTCATCACCTTGTTGAGGTATTCAAGACTTACACCGACATCCGTTTTCTTGCTATCAGGAGTGAAAGTAAGCATCTCACGAATAAGATAAAGAATGTGCTTACGCCCTTTCTTCGGGGCTATATACTTCTCAATATGGTCAGAGAAGAATATGACACCAATCTTGTCGTTGTTCTGAATGGCTGAGAATGCCAATGTAGCTGCTATTTCCGTCACACACTCCCGCTTCAGCTGCCCCGCAGTTCCAAAGTCGAGTGAACCGCTGACATCGACAAGCAACATCACAGTAAGCTCACGTTCCTCTTCAAAGACCTTGACATAAGGACGATGAAAACGACCAGTCACATTCCAGTCTATGTCTCGCACATCATCACCATACTGATACTCCCGCACTTCCGAAAAAGCCATACCACGTCCCTTGAAGGCAGAATGATACTGCCCAGCAAAGATGTTCTGGCTCAGTCCCAAGGTCTTTATTTCAATCTTACGGACTTTCTTTAGTAACTCTGTAGTATCCATATACAACGATAATTGCACTTCTTCTTAAACTCTGCTTACCATACTGAGATTAAGGAACCTGCACCTTGTTGATAATCTCACTGACAATATTCTCAGTTGTAAGGTCAGTTGCTTCCGCCTCATATGACAAACCAATTCTGTGACGAAGCACGTCATGCGCAACAGCACGCACATCTTCAGGAACAACATAACCACGGTGCTTGATGAAAGCATAGGCACGACTTGCCTTTGCAAGGTTGATACTTGCACGGGGACTTCCACCGAAAGTTATCATCTGCTTCAGCTCCGGCAACTGATAACGTTCTGGATAACGTGTTGCAAAAACGATATCAGTAATATACTGCATAATCTTATCATCAATATACACATCCTTGACCACCCGGCGTGCTTCAAGAATCTCCCCGGCGCTGACTACAGGATAAACCTCTGGCATACTCTCCTGAAGATTCTCACGAATAACGAGTTTCTCTTCCTCTAAAGTCGGATAATCAATAACAACTTTCAGCATGAAACGGTCTACCTGTGCCTCTGGCAACATATAGGTACCCTCCTGCTCTATCGGATTCTGAGTAGCCATTACGAGAAAAGGGTTGGGAAGAGCAAAAGTAGAATCACCAATTGTTACCTGATGTTCCTGCATGGCTTCCAGCAATGCACTCTGGACTTTAGCTGGAGCACGGTTAATCTCATCTGCAAGTACAAAGTTTGCAAATACAGGACCTTTCTTCACATGGAAAGCCTCATCCTTCTGTGAATAAATCTGCGTACCAATAACGTCTGCAGGCAAAAGGTCTGGAGTAAACTGAATACGGCTGTAACGTGCATCAACAAGCTGCGAAAGCGTCTTGATGGCAAGAGTCTTTGCCAGTCCCGGCACACCTTCAAGAAGGATATGACCATCGCTAAGCAATGAGATAAGTAATGAATCTATCAGATGCCTCTGACCAACTATCACTTGGTTCATACCCGTCGTGAGATTGGTTACAAAAGAACTCTGACTTTCTATCCGCTCGTTCAACTCTCTAATATCAATTGATTCTGACATTATCTTACAATTTATATTGTACTATTATTTCTAATTTCAACGATTCACAAAAGTACAACATAAAAGCCTATGAGGCGAAGAATAGTGTCTAAATTATATTAAAAAAGTCCTTAAATCATAATTTAAAGACTTTTTTAATACATGATTACACCTGCATAACTCTGATGTAATTTTTTATATCCGTTGAAAAAGATAAATAAATGCTTACTTTCTATACTCTGGTCTTAACTCTACCTTTGGAACTTTCATCGTGTCACCAGCCTGCATCGTCTTGCGCCCATTGAGCACCTGGAAATAGCCTATCATATCTGCACCAAGGGTCTTACGACTGTACTTCTCCATCGTCTGTCCTTTCTTCAAAACGACAACACGGTCTATCCCGATGATATTATAGGCACCATAACGGATACGGGGGTCACTGTTCATTGCCGCAAAGGAATCAACTGTCTCTTTCTTACGGTCGGATGCAGTCTGTCGGGCTTTTGCAGCAGTCGTAACAGTGTCCGCAGGAACTGTCTTGGATCCAAGTTCTAATTTATCATCAGAAGAATTTACCTGCTCTGCTACAACTGAACCTTTCCGTGATTTCGTTCCACCAAATCTTACCCAAAGAAAGACTCCAAGGCAGGCAATCACAATAACAGCAATCAAAGCAACCCGCTTCAACATACCGTTTGCAGAGCCGTCAATATCGCCGTCTTCATCATTTATCGTATCAATCGTTTCAGAAAGACTTGGACTTTCCTCTTCCTTATGAGTTTCAACTTCTACAGGTTCTACACTATCTTGCACAACAGAAGTTGCAGTCTTCAGAGACTCAGGCTCAACCATGACAGGTTCTTCCTTCTTCTCTGCAACAAATTCCTGTACGCCTTCTTTATCTTCACCGTGAACCTGAGACCTCACGTTTAAAGCCAAAGCCTCTTCTTTCCCGACATCAGAAAATTCAACATCCTCGTCTATAGGTTCATTATTTGAACCAGCAACGGCATCATCCTCAACGGC
This region includes:
- a CDS encoding tetratricopeptide repeat protein, with the translated sequence MVKRLYFIMCLILLFVSAKGQTANQLIREGNKLFSSKNYAQAEVLYRKAVDKEANNAIANYNLGRSLQTQKKNDEAKKFYEKAAELEKNPVRKSSSYSNLGTILQDEKDYAKAIEAYKNALRRNSDHRNARYNLELCKRQQKKQQQNQSSGGKNKPDKDKDKKKNQPQNKNKDNNQKNNQQKDNQGMSKDNAEQLLNAVKQQEKETQERLSKAMRQPSDRKLDKNW
- a CDS encoding VWA domain-containing protein, which codes for MFRFDNPIYLWLLLLIPLSAIIYSYSVRKCKQRMKKFGNTELMRQLSPMISQRRGWVKFALAELVLFLLVLIIARPQVGSKLATNRQREGIETIIALDISNSMLAEDVVPSRLEKSKLLVENLMDKFSEDKIGLIVFAGDAFVQLPITSDYVSAKMFLDNINPSLIGTQGTDIGKALQLSINSFTPKSKVGKAIILITDGEDNEGGAEEMARQAQSKGIKVFVLGVGSKEGATIPMSDGEELKKSSGEIVKTRLNEDMCKQIAAAGHGVYVHVSNSNVADAVLGRELGKLQKGKINNVIYSDFDEQFQALALLVAILLIVDVLVLERKKRW
- a CDS encoding vWA domain-containing protein — its product is MEFANSGYLLLLLLLIPYLLWYFFRGKGKEPTMRMSDTFAYQHAPRNWKVKMIHLPMALRCIVYVLVVIVLARPQTYNAWDNKDTEGIDIMLTMDVSASMLTDDIFPNRMEVAKEVASEFISSRPSDNIGLTIFAGEAFTQCPMTLDHAALLNLLHHIRTDLVTSGLMQDGTAIGMGLANAVSRLKDSKAKSKIIILLTDGSNNVGSISPMTAATIAKKFGIRVYTIGFGRETGEDIGAIDYNTLQDIAVSTDGEFYRAQSQAELSRIYQDIDKLEKTKMNIKSYDHLYEAYMPFAWLALIVFCFELLLRWTVFKRLP
- a CDS encoding DUF58 domain-containing protein, whose amino-acid sequence is MDTTELLKKVRKIEIKTLGLSQNIFAGQYHSAFKGRGMAFSEVREYQYGDDVRDIDWNVTGRFHRPYVKVFEEERELTVMLLVDVSGSLDFGTAGQLKRECVTEIAATLAFSAIQNNDKIGVIFFSDHIEKYIAPKKGRKHILYLIREMLTFTPDSKKTDVGVSLEYLNKVMKRRCTAFLISDFYTRKDFSQELRIANKKHDVVAIQVYDRRAKEMPDVGLMKVVDAETGHEMYIDTHDARLRKVHNVYWEEREQRLHEMLNQSHVDSIDVATDDDYVKMLMTLFSKRSR
- a CDS encoding AAA family ATPase: MSESIDIRELNERIESQSSFVTNLTTGMNQVIVGQRHLIDSLLISLLSDGHILLEGVPGLAKTLAIKTLSQLVDARYSRIQFTPDLLPADVIGTQIYSQKDEAFHVKKGPVFANFVLADEINRAPAKVQSALLEAMQEHQVTIGDSTFALPNPFLVMATQNPIEQEGTYMLPEAQVDRFMLKVVIDYPTLEEEKLVIRENLQESMPEVYPVVSAGEILEARRVVKDVYIDDKIMQYITDIVFATRYPERYQLPELKQMITFGGSPRASINLAKASRAYAFIKHRGYVVPEDVRAVAHDVLRHRIGLSYEAEATDLTTENIVSEIINKVQVP
- a CDS encoding HU family DNA-binding protein encodes the protein MAKTAIQMITSALAKQYKLSVADATAFVDAIFTIVSSELKNGKQVKIKGLGTFKVQSVKPRESVNVNTGERVLIKGHDKITFTPDTAMKELVNKPFSQFETVVINDGVNTEELERVPAEETTEGGKTELADDFPFEGAAEDVADDVEKTENVKVKPAGPVQNLQNDVPAVEEEPAVGDDPGATSNNISAVEDDAVAGSNNEPIDEDVEFSDVGKEEALALNVRSQVHGEDKEGVQEFVAEKKEEPVMVEPESLKTATSVVQDSVEPVEVETHKEEESPSLSETIDTINDEDGDIDGSANGMLKRVALIAVIVIACLGVFLWVRFGGTKSRKGSVVAEQVNSSDDKLELGSKTVPADTVTTAAKARQTASDRKKETVDSFAAMNSDPRIRYGAYNIIGIDRVVVLKKGQTMEKYSRKTLGADMIGYFQVLNGRKTMQAGDTMKVPKVELRPEYRK